The Tenacibaculum sp. MAR_2010_89 genome has a window encoding:
- a CDS encoding MarR family winged helix-turn-helix transcriptional regulator, whose translation MEKNKSIDHQLRATWQAVAKMYNEQAAKHNSTMATAFVLLNIDFEDGTPSTALGPLMGMEPTSLSRLLKTMEDKKMIFRKKNPNDGRSVIIKLTDYGKEMREVSKGHVYQFNNEVRKHITDEELENFFKVTRTINQLITDKLIYGDDINKQAV comes from the coding sequence ATGGAAAAAAACAAATCAATAGATCATCAATTAAGAGCTACATGGCAAGCAGTTGCTAAAATGTATAATGAGCAAGCTGCAAAGCATAATAGCACTATGGCTACAGCTTTTGTTCTACTTAATATTGATTTTGAAGATGGAACTCCCTCTACCGCGCTAGGACCTCTTATGGGTATGGAACCTACTAGTCTTTCTCGTTTATTAAAAACAATGGAAGATAAAAAAATGATTTTCAGGAAAAAAAACCCAAACGACGGTAGAAGTGTTATCATTAAACTAACTGATTACGGTAAAGAAATGCGTGAAGTATCTAAAGGGCACGTATATCAATTTAATAATGAAGTAAGAAAACATATTACTGATGAAGAACTAGAAAACTTCTTTAAAGTAACAAGAACTATAAATCAACTTATTACAGACAAATTGATTTATGGTGATGATATAAATAAACAAGCTGTATAA
- a CDS encoding 3-hydroxyacyl-CoA dehydrogenase/enoyl-CoA hydratase family protein yields the protein MTRRIKKVAIIGSGIMGSGIACHFANIGVEVLLLDIVPRELNDKEKAKGLTLEDKAVRNRLVNDALTASLKSKPSPIYSKKFADRITTGNIDDDLHKIKDVDWIMEVVVERLDIKQSVFEQVEKHRTPGTIISSNTSGIPIKFMNEGRSEDFQKHFAVTHFFNPPRYLKLFEVVPGPQCKQEVTDFLMDYGSKFLGKTSVLAKDTPAFIGNRIGIFGIQSLFHQVKELGLTIEEVDKLTGPVIGRPKSATFRTVDVVGLDTLVHVANGIYENCPNDEAHNLFKLPDFINTMMENKWLGSKTKQGFYKKSVNAEGKKEILSLDLDTMEYRSKKRAKFATLELTKTIDKPIDRFKVLVGGKDKAGEFYRKNFAAMFAYVQNRIPEISDELYKIDDAMKAGFGWENGPFEIWDAVGVEKGIELMKAEGKEPAAWVVEMLAKGSSSFYSVKEGATYYYDVNAKVQTKKPGQDSFIILDNIRKTNEVFKNSGVVIEDIGGGILNCEFQSKMNTIGGDVLAGLNKAIDLAEKDFQGLVVGNQAANFSVGANIGMIFMMAVEQEYDELNMAIKYFQDTMMRMRYSSIPTISAPHGMALGGGCELSLHADKVVAAAETYMGLVEFGVGVIPGGGGSKEMALRASDTFRTGDVQLNVLQEYFLTIGMAKVSTSAYEAFDLGLLQKGKDVVVVNKERQIAQAKKHAVLLAEAGYTQPVKREDVLVLGKQALGAFMVATDSMQASKFISEHDQKIANKLAYVMAGGDLSEPTKVSEQYLLNIEREAFLSLCTERKTLERIQHMLKTGKPLRN from the coding sequence ATGACAAGAAGAATTAAAAAAGTAGCGATTATAGGTTCTGGAATTATGGGATCTGGTATTGCATGTCATTTTGCTAATATTGGCGTTGAAGTATTATTATTAGATATAGTTCCTCGTGAACTTAATGACAAAGAAAAAGCAAAAGGATTGACTTTAGAAGACAAAGCTGTACGTAACCGTTTGGTTAACGATGCACTAACCGCTTCTTTAAAATCAAAACCATCTCCTATTTACAGTAAAAAATTTGCAGATAGAATTACCACTGGTAATATTGATGACGATTTACATAAAATTAAAGATGTAGATTGGATAATGGAGGTTGTTGTTGAACGCTTAGACATAAAACAAAGTGTTTTTGAACAAGTTGAAAAACACCGTACTCCTGGTACTATTATCTCTTCAAATACTTCAGGAATTCCTATCAAGTTTATGAATGAAGGAAGAAGTGAAGATTTTCAAAAACATTTTGCAGTAACTCACTTTTTTAATCCTCCTCGTTATTTAAAATTATTTGAAGTTGTTCCTGGTCCTCAATGTAAACAAGAAGTTACTGACTTCTTAATGGATTATGGTTCTAAGTTTTTAGGAAAAACTTCTGTTTTAGCTAAAGATACTCCAGCTTTTATAGGAAATAGAATTGGAATTTTCGGAATTCAATCTTTATTTCATCAAGTAAAAGAATTAGGATTAACTATTGAAGAAGTTGATAAATTAACTGGTCCTGTAATTGGTCGCCCAAAATCGGCTACTTTTAGAACTGTTGATGTTGTAGGTCTTGATACTTTAGTACATGTTGCTAATGGTATTTATGAAAACTGCCCAAATGATGAAGCTCATAATTTATTTAAGCTTCCTGATTTCATCAACACCATGATGGAAAACAAATGGTTAGGTAGTAAAACCAAACAAGGTTTCTACAAAAAATCAGTGAATGCTGAAGGTAAAAAAGAAATTTTATCATTAGACTTAGACACGATGGAATATCGTTCTAAAAAACGTGCAAAGTTTGCTACTTTAGAATTAACAAAAACCATTGACAAACCAATTGATCGTTTTAAAGTATTAGTTGGAGGAAAAGATAAAGCGGGTGAATTTTACCGTAAGAATTTCGCAGCTATGTTTGCGTATGTTCAAAATAGAATTCCAGAGATATCTGACGAATTATACAAAATTGACGATGCCATGAAAGCTGGTTTCGGATGGGAAAATGGACCTTTCGAAATTTGGGATGCTGTAGGAGTAGAAAAAGGTATCGAATTAATGAAAGCTGAAGGTAAAGAGCCTGCTGCTTGGGTTGTTGAAATGTTAGCAAAAGGTTCGTCTTCTTTCTATTCAGTTAAAGAAGGAGCAACTTATTACTATGATGTAAATGCAAAAGTTCAAACCAAAAAACCAGGCCAAGATTCATTTATCATCTTAGATAATATTCGTAAAACAAATGAGGTATTTAAAAACTCAGGAGTAGTTATTGAAGATATAGGAGGTGGTATTTTAAATTGTGAATTCCAATCTAAAATGAACACTATAGGTGGAGATGTTTTAGCTGGATTAAACAAAGCAATTGATTTAGCAGAAAAAGACTTTCAAGGATTAGTAGTTGGTAATCAAGCGGCAAACTTCTCAGTAGGTGCTAACATAGGAATGATTTTTATGATGGCAGTTGAGCAAGAGTATGATGAATTAAATATGGCTATTAAGTATTTCCAAGATACTATGATGCGTATGCGTTATTCATCAATCCCAACAATTTCTGCACCTCATGGAATGGCTTTAGGTGGTGGATGTGAATTATCATTACATGCTGATAAAGTAGTTGCTGCTGCTGAAACATACATGGGATTAGTTGAGTTTGGAGTTGGAGTTATCCCTGGTGGAGGTGGTTCTAAAGAGATGGCTTTAAGAGCATCAGACACTTTCCGTACAGGAGATGTACAATTAAATGTACTTCAAGAATATTTCTTAACTATAGGTATGGCAAAAGTATCAACTTCAGCTTATGAAGCTTTTGACTTAGGCTTATTACAAAAAGGAAAAGATGTTGTTGTTGTAAATAAAGAACGTCAAATTGCACAAGCTAAAAAGCATGCTGTTTTATTAGCAGAAGCTGGTTATACACAACCCGTAAAACGTGAAGATGTTTTAGTATTAGGTAAACAAGCTTTAGGTGCATTTATGGTTGCTACCGATTCAATGCAAGCTAGTAAGTTTATCTCTGAGCATGACCAAAAAATTGCCAATAAGTTAGCTTATGTAATGGCAGGTGGAGATTTATCAGAACCAACAAAAGTTTCTGAACAATATTTATTAAACATAGAGCGTGAAGCGTTCTTAAGTTTATGTACAGAGCGCAAAACATTAGAGCGTATTCAGCACATGTTAAAAACTGGTAAACCATTAAGAAACTAA